The genomic region ATATCAACTCTTTCAAACTAGAGAGAGAAATGATAACTGAACTCTGTAAAGTATTTTTTCCTTGTAGTTTTCGTGCAAGGAATATAATCCCTGGGCTAAAAAATGTCAGAATTTATGTTGAAAAAATCCTCATGAGTGGTGAAAAAACTGGTAATACTGATATTACTAAACTCTGATCATATGAATAAATTCTCAAAGCTCTTAAATTTATTCGTTTTTGTTTCAAGAAATTCCTAAATAATCTCTATTCCTTTTGCTACTTGTTTCAATGAAGATCTAAAGTTACAAGACTACCAGAGACgtaagtatttttgttgtttttcttgtctTGTATGCTAAAGTAATGTTTTATTCTGAGGAGACTGATCACAGCAAAATaacttacaaataataaaagttaataaaaatcctTTTCTACATATTGTACAACAAGGAACATCTAATTTAGTAAAATTTTGGTTGGAGAAATACTACAAGTAGGACACTAGAAATGAAAGTAACCAACCTGTTTTTGGTACCCAGAACCAAGTAtgtcctcctgagcactgcctgaattTCCctcaaatttaataaattattcaatgaaaattcaataaaaagtaaaaataggtgAAGAGAACATTATTGGACATAAGCTTAccctaaacttaaaaatgtgtgtACAATGTATTTTACCTTGACTTAATTCCTGATACTTTAGCTGTTTATTCTACTTCTTATCATTTTTACTTTCTAgtctaaactttattttaaatatttgccttAATATCAATGCCAATATCTTGAGACTGTTCTATaagatttaatatatatatgtatgtatgtatatatatatatatctgagggAAATAGAGATAATTTAAGAACATAACTAATGTTCAGTGTATTGAAGTGAATTAGGTATCTCAGAAGGAATAGATAAACTGCAATTATGAGTATTAGTTGTTCTTTTTTGCAGGTATAATTTATATCCTACCATAAGTGGAAATGCTATGTTGTATCTTTATGACCTTTAAACTAATGTGAAAAGGGGGCTCCCATTTTAAGCAAACCTTATTTTGTTCTTCCTTTACTTGACATTTCATAAACTCAATGCAGTAAGATTCCAAGAAATTATCTGCtttgttttcaaaaattaatcattttaattcagCAATTTAGTAAATGACAATATATTCAGAGAAGGATTCAAAATAGTGAATATTTGAGTAGCTGATTTTTAAGTATTAGAAATATAACTTAGTGTTTCTATTGGTCTAAGGAAAAATTGACAAATTTTGGCTATGCAAAATAATGCTACTATAAATAACTGATTCTTACTGACTCGTCAGATCTCTTACAGAAGATAATACACGGGAGGATAGTGGGATGAAGAGAAAATTAgccaaaacaaaagtttaattcAAAGGTTTGAGACATTTCAGGATGTGAATAACTATATACATCAAAACCAGAAAAGTCAACACAAGTATGGGAATGTGATatgaatttatttacatatagataaattttgaataaaaaccTTTGCTGGGGAAGCATGGTAGAGAGAGAAAGGTTGCTGTGTATTATTGGTAGAGTATATTGACTCTTTTAATAGAATTGGAGTAATTAATTGAAAGTCTAAAATTCCTTTGGACAGTTTTGTAAatcaaaaaaggtaaaaaatatgaaagtttaAAACTCcttaagtgaaaataaattaatgatgaCTTCGTAAATAAGTGATTTTATCAAGATGATTGGGCTGTCTTCTAggttttctttaatcttttgttttaaaaataccaaaacaaGCATCACAGAATAAGAGGAAATCATATATTTTAACCTAGAGTGACCCAGAGAATATAAATTGGCTGTCAACTGTATTTCAGGCTAGTACTCTTAAGAACATACAACATTAAATGTATGTTGTATATGATCaggtgattttatatttttatggaattCCTACTATAGTTTGCATTGTCCCCTTCTTGTTATATACATTAGCTTTGAAATAGGATAATAAACAGATAAATAGCATATTCAAAATAGGTTATTTTCCTGATAATGCCATGTACAATCCAAAGTGATGATAATGTCACTTCTTGGTCTTTGGATCATAACCTCTTATTGAGATCATAATTTTTTAGAggtttgaattaaaataaaatttttatgatttggtATCATTAGATACATTATTGGCATATTTATTTCATATGACTATATACCCAAGGTTGCATAAAGAtttcttgaataaataaaaactaaaatagaaacaatttaaaaacCTTTATATGAGTTATTTATACAGTTAATAATATTTGATGTAACACTTCAcaagataaataagaaaacaaaattgaagaATTGGAAAGttatattagaattttattttatgcttattaatatattaattaattattattaaatatttgtttcaatattaatatattaagttaagaataataatttatagttaataaaacaggaaaaagcagattaattttataaatgagtAGCCTATTTGTTTTGATTGGCTTTCATAGAACATGTTATCAACAAGTACAAAATATGTAATATCTTCAAATACACAGGAATTAGCAAAATAGAACACATTTAACTATGAGATATTTTAAcaaattttgaaatattgaatATTATGTTCTATAACCACAATAAAATTATACTCATAttaaaatttccaaaaataaataaatatagaatcaCATAATGCTTGAGATTATGCTAAATTATCCTTACAAActataagttatttaaaaaataagtggaaAATTGTACTGAGAGATATCAAATGACAAAATCAGATAACTCTATTCTTTATCATTGaataacatacatttttaaattatctaaaattttaactcaaggagtaaaaaataaattaaataacaggagatgttaaaaaagtaaaacaactgaaaataatagtaaaaaatagTTCAACTGctgattcttattttaatttttagtttcattaagttaaataaaatgtatcaaaaagctgacatagttaatcataataatttttccagacaaataaaagcaaagttactgaaaaaaaaagaaaaataaagataaaattgaagaggagaggaaaaaaaagaaagaaaaaagaagacatacaTTAGCAAGCTCATTtgcaaaaattattgtatcaccaatgaagtcattaacacaatggcagaaggttttagtaagctcttgttaaaTTGTGGTATTACGTTAGGGATGAAGGCATAAAACAAATGAGGTTGTCCAGAAATTAGAAGTtacaatactatatattttagcggcatatactcagctgccaggACTAAAAAACGATCAATTTCAAACACAGTGACTGCACTTGGTGTGATTGTAGCTTTCTCAGAAGAAGAAATATATGGGGAAGGGtgtccacactcactccaaaaatagtCGACCTGATAGTAGACCATCAAAGGGAAGAGTAGGTgttcagtgatgaggcaggccatcGGGAAATGatgattctggatgatggaggcagcaagcgtAGCCTGAGAATTGGCCACACTACCCTTGTGATGGACAGCTTTGTGCGTGTCCTATGTAATTATAATCTTTCAATGCTCTGTTTatataacatttaataaaaagtGACTTCATGAAGCTGATCCGGTTGAACATGGAGACCATGCATTTGTGGGTATGGTTACATATGTCAGGTTTTttttggaagaaggaagatactgaGGGTACTCACTCAAAAAAAGTCCCTGGAGGTATCAGTCAAACAATTGTAGAGGGTTAGTGATGAGGAAAATCACTGGAGAAAAGGAGATTCTGAGTGATGaaggcagcaagcatggctttggcaaggtgggggcttggcccaccctcccctcatgagatggccagctttgtgctgcatGAGCTGGTGTCGTTATAATATTTCACTGCTCAGTTTATATTTTGTTAAAGAGAAGGTTTATAGAGCTGGCCTGGTTCAAAGTTGGCGGACTCTGATTTCTTGGATAATTAACCAAATTTGTATAATACTAGAAGAGTgaatctagaaaaaataaacaagtattgAAATACgttaataaaggaagaaaatcacAAGAGATTCTATAGCATATTTAAAAGGTAATTGTAACaactatttatatacttataaattACATCTTGATATATTTACAATGCCAATAAAACTCAACATTTTATGGGGGAAATTTTGGCTTACAAGTGAATGTTCATGTTTTTTTGGATACTATGCTACTCTGCCATAGTCATCATAAGTGCCAATATCACTCCACCACtggaaaaaaatgctttttatagtAATGTCAGTTCTGTGCTCATAGTCTAAGTATTTGTTTTAATGTTAGATATATTAAATTCTATGTATGATATTGAATATTATCTATTCCATTGTTTTCTTTCCTGTTATTCTACACATTAATGGGCCCacttattatttgtatttgtatttctattaTTTAGCTTTGTATGATGTTCTACAATCCCATATACAGTGTAGCAGAAAGTAAGGTGGGATCTTTTCACATAACTTATTATTATCAGCATTTCATTCCATTGTAGATTCATTACATATTGTTAATATTTCTACCACAAACATACTGTGTGTATATCTTTTCAAAAGAGTCTTTTTGTAATATGGGAAAGGATACCTAGGAATTGTATTCTAGACGAGATGTCAGATCAGGGATAGATATAGTATAACTAGAAGGGAAATTAACCTTGTACTCAGCAGACCATGTTTCTGTccttggcaccccagatggttccctgagcaccatcaagagtaatacctgaataGAGAGACCAGAACACTTCTAGATGTGGTcccaaagtaataataataacaacaaaaatatgaataaattaatctttgaaaaattttatatgtcccaccaacaatgaatgagatttcctttttttttaccaGGATGTCTGTGTcttgacttttgtgtgtgtgtttctgtataGAGGGAAAGATTCAGAGAGAGGAATAGAGAGGCTATTTACATTTTATGAGTGAGATATCAATTTATTAGTAGTTCTCTGGTAATCACTTATAATGAACATTTTTGCATGTGTCTTTATTGATCCGTTAGACTTAACTGGAGAAGTTTGTCTTCATTTCTTACCctcattgttttttgtgtgtggttgttGTTGGTTTCTATGAGTGCTTTAAATGTGTAAGATATTAGACCTTTGTTATATGTTAGACCTTTGAATGATAAGAAAACATTTCTACTATTTTGTGGAATTATTCTTGTTTTAATTGTAGTTACTTTCATGATGTATAGTATTACATCTTGATGCAATCCCAGtagttcattttgttttagttttccttGCCAATGGATTTGAACTAAAAACATCATTGAAGGCATTATCATGtatttttccttgtttatttCACTACATGTTACTGATTTTGGTATCATATTGATTTCTTTCCAGTTATGCAAGTTATGAGATACTGCTATAATTAACAGGTTGTAACTGAATATTCATTTccaacaaaacattatttttgaaaatgttttatttccctCTTCTCGTTATTGTGGCTTCTTTAACTGTcataatttaagaatttatttctgaacatttgaTTCTATTGACTCATAAATATTCAGAGGTAAGTATAGTTCTCTCCAATGCAATACTGAGatacttatttataattaaagGTGAGTTGAGGTGATGGGATGccacccattttctttttcaaaaaatttacttGGAAAACCAATGAAatttgtggttttatatatatatatacatatatatacatatatacatatatatacatatatatgtatatatatatatggtttggggccatacctggtgatgctcaggggttactcctggctctgcgctcagaaatcactcctggcttgaggaaccatatgggacgcctggggatagaaccgcattgtctgtcctaggtcattggcttgcaaggcaaatgccctaccactgtgccactgttccagcctcTATACCATTATTCTTAAGACATtcataatatatagaaaatataagtgGAACTAAATTTGTGATAtctactatatttttaatatatttttatttaagtaacatgatcatatttgggttacagtcataaccagaacaccccccttcaccagtgcaacattaccccctcccctcttcccatcccctatctgtattcgagataggcattctactacagtaatttgttttaaagttcagtaagttgtattttttttccttaaagaataagagtaaaaaaaaaatatagtaaaggtgtgatagtggcaattgccaatgtttgcataggtccagaaaaatggagaaaatggaaaaaagtccttgacttgattacaaaaaggccatAATACCAAGCTCATGAATAAATttcaaatgtctttaattttatgtACAGAAATTTAAATGCAACTTGATTAAAATTACATTGAAAATAATTCTAGGAGTGTATTTGAAATTAGTAggctaaattaaaatataaagtgagtaaattttattatgttatagTTTAGTATATGTAATTTCTTTACCCTCTCACAAATTCTTGGATAcattatttccaaattttaaCTACTGTAAATATTCCAGCTAGTAACATAGATGTGCATGcgatttttcatataattttagacACTTTAACTAGATGCAATGTTATGGAATTACTAGgtaatataaatattcaattcTAATTTTTTCACAGTTTTCCAAATATCCTTCTCAGTTTTTCAAACATAAGAACTGCATCAGCCAGGTATAAGTGTTCGTTTACCCCCAGCACTagatatttctattcttttgatgTGGAACAATATCACTAATGTGAGGTAGCAatatttgggggggacacacccagtgatgctcaggggttactcctggcgatgcactcagaaattgcccctggctttgtgggaccatatgggacactggggctcaaaccgaggtccatcctaggtcaaggtaaatgccctgccactgtgctatcactccacccccaaggtggtaatatttttaataaaacttgtgAGATTATATAATTCTTGGTGGGTAATGGTGGAAGGATAGGAAACTGCCTTAAATTTCCTTCAACtctcataactaaaaataaattacacagTTATTCACAAGCTcaagctatttaaaaataaatgtaaggaaGTAAAGGGAgaattggtaaaataaaaataatattgaaatgtaACTAAATATACTCATCATAGAACTATGAAtagctatatatttaaattttattatttattccaaGAAATACTGCACTAATTGATATTATTTGAAAACACTTATAAGTTACATGTATTTattaactttttcatttttaatcttaaTACAGTCTAAATCAAAGAGAGAAGAATGAGAAACCACACAAGTGTAACCACATTCATTCTACTAGGATTAACTGATGACCCACAACTTCAAGTTCTGATATTCATTTTTCTGCTTGTCACATACATGTTGAGTATAACTGGAAACTTAACAATCATTACCCTCACCACTTTTAATTCTCAGATGAAATCTGCTATGTACTTTTTCCTCCAAAATTTCTCCTTCTTAGAGATCTCATTCACCACAGTCTGCGTTCCTCGATTCCTTTATAGTTTGTCTACTGGAGACAAAGTCATTACTTACAATGATTGTATTGGACAAATCTTCTTTGTTATCTTTTTGGGAGTCACTGAATTTTTTCTCCTGGCCATCATGTCCTATGACCGCTATGTAGCGATCTGCAAACCTTTGCATTATGTAACCATCATGAACAACAGAGTCTGCAGAAGATTAGTCCTCTGCTGTTGGGTTGGAGGTTTATTAATCATACTCCCTCCACTTAGCCTCGGATTAAATCTAGAATTCTGTGACTCAAACGTCATTGATCATTTTCTTTGTGACGCATCTCCTCTTCTCAAGATCTCTTGCACAGACACATGGATCATAGAACAGATGGTCTTAGCTTGTGCTGTGTTGACTTTAACCATGACGCTCCTGTGTGTAATTCTTTCCTATGTATACATCATCAAGACAATCCTAAAATTTCCCTCTGCTCAGCAAAGGAAAAAGGCTTTTTCTACCTGTTCTTCCCACATGATTGTTGTCTCTATTACTTATGGAGGCTGCCTCTTTATTTACATAAATCCTTCATCTAAAGATGAAGTGGCAATTAACAAGGGAGTGGCAATTCTCACAACTTCCATAGCCCCTATGCTAAACCCATTTATCTATACCTTgagaaacaagcaagcaaaagaaGCACTGAgtgactcaataaaaaaaattgcattttatttcaaaaaatagcaATGTGATAAATTCGTATATTAAGTTTACAGGAGAGTTTTCATAATAGTCTAAAACTTCAATGATTCACTTAAAATCAATTttctcaagaaaattaaaaaataaaatataaatcaaattatcAGGCAAGTTTGTCTAGTGCTTATTGTGGGAGCAGAGAAAATCAACAGAATGTTTTTTATGTACAAATACAGAAGTTAGTGTTAATTATATATATAGCGCTGGCATAAGTGCTATATgacaatattatttcttttgcctaaaaataaaaaatagctttaAGTTATatgcactttttaatttttattttaagtaatgactatttatttatagtagtataaaaaggtaaaaagctggttataaaagctgttttatcagaaataatttgagaaaaatcAGACTTACTCATCCTTAAGTTTCTATTTAATACATTTACTGTTTTCAAAATACTCAATTAAGCATATTAAACAATTTTGATATATCTATTAATATAGAATTTAccaattcatttttattctttgcaaAACAAACATGCTAGCTTAAATCTCTCTGTAATTTTAACAATCAGATTTCACCTCTGAATAATCACTAATTTAGCAAATAAGTCATCTGATTGTGTCTGTTAAACTCTAATACTAAGCATGTTAGATATTATACatctatattttacatatacatacatatttaagaatattatataaactattctcagaaattattgCTTAATCAATGTCTGAGTAACTTTACCCATTCAAAAAATATTATACCTTATTATCAATTAGTAACAGGATTGAAACCACTGGGCCTAAAAAGGGAGGAAAGGCTAAACGTAAAAATGTCCTGccttgatgaagtcatgaaatttttctatacatggatgtacatggaatctattatgcttagtgaaataagccagagggggagtgatagacacagaatagtctcactcatctatgggttttaagaaaaataaaagacatttttgcaataattctcagagacaaaagagaagagagctggaaggtccagctcacaacatgaagctcaccacaaagaatggtgagtgcagttagagaaataactacattgagaactatcagaacaaagtgaatgaatgaagtagaaagcttgtctaaaGTAGAGGtgaggatggggtgggggagaagggagatttgggacattggtgataggaaaattgcactggagaaagggggtgttctttacatgactgaaacccaactacaatcatttttgtaatcaaggtgttaaaataaagatattaataaaaaatattccctGCCTTGGAGGAAGGATGGaggacaggagagaaactggtGAGATTGGTGAAGTTAAGTGGAGAATGGTGAAGAGATTGCTGTTGATGCACTGTAAcctaaaacttaatcatgagtATCCAAAATTcacattgtatatttaaaattaagaatacaGATAAGGTGAGTTAATGTTACTAAACTGCACACTTCTTAGACATGaccaaaaattaaacatatactgaaccatcacatattttcttttttgagatgcTATAGTTGGTTATGGTGAAGTGCTAATGTGAACTCATACAAGAAACCAGAAATCTGAGAAAGAGTTGTATCTCACTTTCATTAGAGGTGTATTATACTGTATCAGGTCCCAGAAACATCAATTACAAAAGTGATTATGAACACATGTGAGAGAAATCTACTAAAATTCAATtggaaaatttttaaatgcagGTTATATTATGATTTAAGATAAgtgtagtataaaataataaaggtatGAATGTCAGTGTTCTGCAGGAAATATCCCAATCctctaattttattcattatattcctcagtgtaaaacatatttttctctaatctTTTATTCTAGATGCTTGTTGGTTAAAATATTTTtcgtttttattcttttatttatattttaaaattctattttactaAAACAATTGTGATCCACAGactccttcatagttaaatttcaggtatacaataaGTCAGGgcccatcccaccaccagtgtgaaccTCCATCCAcaaatggacccagagtgcatcctatatcaccaccctttgcccctggcctgccagtatttCAGGCCctttaagtttaggttgttaaagGTTAGGTTTCTTGATTATATTATCAtggactttggcttgaatatttagttctgtccttgttTAATTCCCCATCAATGCATCCTAGACCACTTGTCCCCTGTCACCCagccttttatttattcctttcttcataGTTTACATTGTgtctatccttatttatttataaacacaAGAGCAGAGCATAGAAGATTTAGATAGAAGCTTAACAACTCTGAAtggaatgtaaatttttttttggggggggggagtttcgGGTCATAACCGGCAGCACCCAGCGGCCACTCCtgcctctaagctcagaaatcactcctagcaggctcgggggactatatgggacaccgggatccgaaccaccgacCTTGGTCTTGGTTTGGGAAATTTTTAATACTTAGAATTGCCTCATGTAAAATAAATCCGAAGAAAAAAaccaagaatttatttaaagaatgaaataaggggccagagctatggcataagcgataaggcatctgccttgcctccacttgcagttctatcccccggcaacccatatggcccaccaaatcaggagccatttctgaggtcagagccaggtgtggcccaaaaaccaaaagcaaaataataataaaataaaaagaaatttttttttttttggtttttgggccacacccgtttgacgctcaggggttactcctggctatgcgctcagaaatcgcccctggcttggggggatcatatgggagccggcggatcgaaccgcggtccgtcctacgctagtgcttgcaaggcagacaccttacctctagcgccaccttcctggccccaactttttatttttttaaataaatcctttTAGTCTTCTCACCATAAATGTTATGCTTATGAAATCTTTATTGCTACCCTCCAAATATATATGCCTCATTTTACCATACTTTTTATCTCACCTCTCCTTGTCCTTTATTTTGTATCTTCTTTAACTTTTTctgtaacagaaaaaaaaaccttttttatgATAAAGCAATGCAACTGAACAAAAATAGTGCACTAACAAAATTACcttataatcattttataatcCTTAACTCTCCTTGGCTTAGCACTACCAAACTCAACTTCATTATAAGTCAGATCAAATAAGAATTGATAAATTTATGACAACATATTTCATAGCATAAAACCAATAAACTTGAGTAATTGAAGAATATAGTGCCCTATTACTATTGATTGTTAGTTATTTGGGCAATGTTAAAGATAATGTCTCTTGGAGATATAGATAGTTAGAAGAGTCAGGCATTATCTTtcatggagctggcctggttttGAACCCTTTGCTCCCAATTTCTCCACATTCCACAAAGAGTATAACCCTTTAGTATTGAGctgtaatatatatatgaaaacaacagattatggctcaaaaaaaaacatcatcttcgtcatcatcatcatctcatCATCAGAGTAATTATGTAACTAAATTCACAAACCTAAATATTCACTTAATATTACCCTACACAAAGTCAGTAAGAtggtatattttcaaaaaatttttaatttcttcattttcttcaccTCTATAAACAATTTTAGAGCAATGTTTTACTTCAGTGAtctttttacttttacattttattttttatcctataTATGCCTATAGTTATCTTTTATTTAGTTTGGCACAAAATAGGATTTAAAAATCCTTATATTTCTTAACACTTTAATTCCGATTAATGTCATGATCTCATTTCAAAAACTTTGATAATGATATATTGTAGGTGAAGATTTTTCCTCTCCTCGGTCTTTAATTAGGCTTAAGAATCGAACTAACTTAAATTGACCCAACAGTAGAAAAGCATATAGATTTTATTCAATATTCCCATGTACATGAAAGCCTTCAAAAGTATGCCAAGACCTGAAGAAATTTTAATAGGAGAGAAATACTTGAGTATATAATTAACAAATTAATAAGGAACTGACAAGACAAATGAATTTACTTTGGGTTAGCGAAGAGCAAGTATCAGACACTATTATAGTAACTTAAAATTCTAGAAGTTCTAATTGAAATGTTTggaag from Suncus etruscus isolate mSunEtr1 chromosome 11, mSunEtr1.pri.cur, whole genome shotgun sequence harbors:
- the LOC126022992 gene encoding olfactory receptor 6C2-like; amino-acid sequence: MRNHTSVTTFILLGLTDDPQLQVLIFIFLLVTYMLSITGNLTIITLTTFNSQMKSAMYFFLQNFSFLEISFTTVCVPRFLYSLSTGDKVITYNDCIGQIFFVIFLGVTEFFLLAIMSYDRYVAICKPLHYVTIMNNRVCRRLVLCCWVGGLLIILPPLSLGLNLEFCDSNVIDHFLCDASPLLKISCTDTWIIEQMVLACAVLTLTMTLLCVILSYVYIIKTILKFPSAQQRKKAFSTCSSHMIVVSITYGGCLFIYINPSSKDEVAINKGVAILTTSIAPMLNPFIYTLRNKQAKEALSDSIKKIAFYFKK